In the genome of Candidatus Methylomirabilota bacterium, one region contains:
- a CDS encoding ABC transporter substrate-binding protein, translating into MKRLLAISVLAAAVAIAGVAAAQKDTRGVTKTEIVLGMHTDLSGPAATYGVSSSNAVKMRFDEANEAGGIHGRKIRLIVEDTQYQVPRAVQAGAKLFNRDRVFAIVAGLGTPMNNALFKDQFEAGIPNLFPLSAARSMYEPFNKLKFYGAASYVDQVRAGINYFVTKKGKKALCVMYQDTDFGKEVLDGVQMQAEKMKLKIVETTAHKPTDQDFSAQITKLKGAGCDLVVLGTIVRDSIVPYATARKIGWTDVDFLGSAATYDLFVAAAQGGVTEGLYAMGLTAMPYRDTLSPEAQKWFDRYKDRYKVDPNIGAIYGHVAADLTVTAIEKTGPELNTDTFVKAMESIKGYHDIFNGPEVSFGPDKHQGANSSFLAVVRGGRWVRLTDPLSF; encoded by the coding sequence ATGAAGCGACTACTGGCAATCAGCGTGCTGGCCGCCGCGGTGGCGATCGCCGGAGTGGCCGCCGCCCAGAAGGACACCCGCGGCGTCACCAAGACCGAGATCGTGCTCGGCATGCACACCGACCTCTCCGGGCCCGCCGCCACCTACGGCGTCTCGTCGTCGAACGCGGTGAAGATGCGCTTCGACGAGGCCAACGAGGCGGGGGGCATCCACGGCCGGAAGATCCGGCTGATCGTGGAGGACACCCAGTACCAGGTGCCGCGGGCGGTGCAGGCCGGGGCCAAGCTGTTCAACCGGGACCGGGTATTCGCGATCGTGGCCGGCCTCGGCACCCCGATGAACAACGCCCTGTTCAAGGACCAGTTCGAGGCGGGGATCCCCAACCTCTTCCCGCTCTCGGCCGCGCGCTCGATGTACGAGCCCTTCAACAAGCTGAAGTTCTACGGAGCGGCCAGCTACGTCGACCAGGTCCGCGCCGGCATCAACTACTTCGTGACCAAGAAGGGCAAGAAGGCCCTCTGCGTGATGTACCAGGACACCGACTTCGGCAAGGAGGTGCTGGACGGCGTCCAGATGCAGGCCGAGAAGATGAAGCTCAAGATCGTGGAGACCACCGCCCACAAGCCCACCGACCAGGACTTCAGCGCGCAGATCACCAAGCTCAAGGGAGCCGGCTGCGACCTGGTGGTGCTGGGCACGATCGTGCGCGACTCCATCGTGCCGTACGCCACCGCGCGCAAGATCGGCTGGACCGACGTGGACTTCCTCGGCTCCGCGGCCACCTACGATCTCTTCGTGGCCGCCGCCCAGGGCGGGGTGACCGAGGGCCTCTACGCGATGGGCCTCACCGCGATGCCCTATCGCGACACGCTAAGCCCCGAGGCCCAGAAGTGGTTCGACCGCTACAAGGACCGCTACAAGGTCGATCCGAACATCGGCGCGATCTACGGGCACGTGGCCGCCGATCTCACCGTGACCGCGATCGAGAAGACGGGGCCCGAGCTGAACACCGACACGTTCGTCAAGGCGATGGAGTCGATCAAGGGCTACCACGACATCTTCAACGGCCCCGAGGTCAGCTTCGGCCCCGACAAGCACCAGGGCGCGAACTCCTCGTTCCTGGCGGTGGTGAGGGGCGGGCGCTGGGTGCGCCTGACCGACCCGCTGTCCTTCTA